GCGGGCGCCACCCCGTCGACGATCCACGGGACGAACACCGCCGCTCCCCTCAGCCCCTGCGTCCTGCGGATCCGGCCGGTGAAGGCGGCCCAGTCCTCGGGGGTCAGCACCTCCTGGATGAGTGGCAGGGCGCTCCGCTCCTCGTGCGCGAGGTGGTCGTCGAGGGTCGTCGCCAACGCGTGCACCAGGGAGGGCAGTTCGGCGGACCGGTCCCGCAGCGCCCGCTCCACGGCCGTCAAACGGGGGTCGAGCTCGGCGTGTTCGGCGGCCATCTCCGCCAGCAGGGCGATGTCGCGGGGCCTGCCCTCGACCCGGCGCTCGACCCGCGGCCAGAGGTCACTGTCCTCCGCGGTGTGGTGGATGTGCAGTTGCCGGGTGAAGTTGGCCCAGCCGGCGCGGACCCCGGCGGTATCGGCGGCGCCGTCGGCGGCGGCCTTGCCGAGGCGTTCCAGGTCGCGCCGGAAGGCGTCGTGGGCGGCGTACATGACGGTGAGGTCGATGCTCATGAGCTCGCTTCCTCCAGTTCGGTCGGTTCGGGCTCGTACACGGGCAGGGCGTGCGGGTTGGCGGACGGGCCGCGGTGCCGGGCGACGGCGAGGCAGGCGAGAGCGCCCGTCAGCAGGACCGCCGCGGAGACCAGCACCGCGGGGCGCATGGCGTCCACGAAGCCGTGCCCGTACACCTGGCCGCCGAGCGCGCGCATGCGGTCGGCGACGTCGTGCGGCACCCCGGTCGGCGTGGGGGCCGTCTGCCCGGCGGACACGTCGGTCTCGGCCCGGGAGAAGGCGGCGACGAAGCCGTCGCGGTAGCCGGCCGGGAGCGCTCCGGCGCGCCGGCGCGCCTGGTCGGTCAGCGACTGGGCCAACTGCGCCTGGAGCACCGCTCCGACGACGGCCCCCGCGAGGACCGAACCGACCTGCCGCAGCGCGTTGTTCACGCCCGAGGCCGCTCCGGAGAGCCGCGCCGGGACGTTGCGCATGACCTCGGTGGCCATCGGCGCGAACGTGCAGCCGGCGCCGAGACCGGCGAGGAAGAGGGGGAAGGCGACCGCCGTCCAGCCGGAACCGACGTCGGCGGCGGTGACGATCCAGACCAGGGCGCCGGTCCAGGCGAGCAGCCCGGTCATGAGGATGTACTTGCCGCCGATCCGGTCCGCGAGGACCCCGGCGGGCCCCGCCATGACGAACGATCCGAGGGCGAGCGGCAGCAGCACGAGGCCGGACTTCAGGGCGCTGAACCCGAGGACGGACTGGAGGTAGATCGTGAGGGGCAGGAACATCCCGATGACCCCGAACGACACGGTGACGCCGACGAAGTTGATCAGGGTGAAGCTGCGGTCGCGGAAGAGGGAGAAGGGCACGAGCGGATCACCGTCCTGCCGGCCGCGTTCGTGGAGGAGGAACCACGCGAAGAGCACCGCGGCCGCGCCGAGCAGCGTCCGGATCCAGCCGTTCCAGTCGTAGCGCTGTCCCTCGGTCAGGGCGAAGGCCAGGCAGAAGAGGGCACTTGAGGCGAGCAGTACGCCGACGGTGTCGAACCGGTGCCGTACCGAACGGCGCGCACCGGGGATGATCGCGACGGCGAGGAGCAGCACCACGGCGCCGAGCGGGAGATTGACGTAGAAGATCCAGCGCCAGTCGAGGTGCGTGATGAGCGCGCCCCCGACGATCGGGCCGAGGGCGCCCGAGATGCCCGCGACGGCCCCCCAGACGCCCATCGCGGCGCCCCTGCGGTCGGCGGGGAACACCTCGGCGATGATCGACAGGGTCTGCGGCATGAGCAGCGCGGCACCGAGGCCCTGGACCGCGCGGAAGGCGATCAGCTGGGGCGGGTTCTGCGCGAGGCCGCAGGCCAGGCTGGCGAGCGTGAAGACGGTGACCCCGGCGAGGAACAGAGTGCGTTTGCCGCGCAGGTCTCCGAGGCGTCCCGCGGTGATGAGCAGGACGGCGAGGGCCAGGGTGTAGGCGTTGACGACCCACAGGATCTCGTCGAGGGAGGCGTCCAGGTCCTGGCCCATGTCGGGGATGGCGATGTTGACGATCGTCAGGTCGAGGAGCGTCATGAAGAAGCCCAGGGAGAGCGTGACGAGGATCGCCCAGGGGTTGCCGTGCCATTTCTTGAACACGATGTGTGTCTCCTTGTGCCGGAACAGCCGAGTGCGGGGAGACCGGACTCGCGTTCAGGAGGGCGACCGGCGCGAGCGGTGTGACACCCAGGACGGGCCATGAGACGTACGTCACAGTCGGGGCGTCCGCTGTCACACTCGGCCCGCCGTTTCCCTCGCTGTGGTGAGAGCCGAGGGAGGCGAGCCATGTCCGAGAGTCCCGAGCCCGACGCGCAGGCCGCGACGCGGGTCTTCGTCGAGCACCGCGAGCTGCTGTTCGCGATCGTCTACAACATCCTCGGCACCGTCGCCGACACCGAGGACGTGCTCCAGGAGACCTGGTTGTCGTGGACGGGCCGGGCGCACCGCGCACCGCTGGACGACATCGTGAATCCGCGCGCCTATCTCGTGCGCATCGCGGTCAACCACGCGCTGGCGCGCCGCGCCGCCATCAGCCGGCGCCGTGAGACGTACGTGGGCCCCTGGCTCCCGGAGCCGCTCCTGGACGAACCCGGCGAGGGCGAGCGGGCCGACGACCGCACCCTGCGCTCCGAGTCCGTCTCCCTGGCGATGCTCGTCGTCCTGGAGTCACTGACCCCGCTGGAGCGCGCGGTGTTCGTCCTCAACGAGGTGTTCGGTTACGCGCACACCGAGATCGCGCAGGTCATCGACCGCAGCCCGGCGGCGGTCCGGCAGCTGGCGCACCGGGCCCGCGGTCATGTGCACGCGCGCCGTCCGCTGTACCGGGCGCATCCGCGGGTGCGCCGACAGGCCACCGAGCGCTTCGTGGCGGCGGCGCTCGGCGGTGACATCGCGGCGCTGATGGAGATCCTCGCGCCGGACGTCACGGTGTGGACGGACGCCGGCGGCAAGGGCCGTGGGGCGGCGGGGCTGCGGCCGGTGCAGGGACGGGACAAGGCGGCCCGGCTGCTCGCGGGCTACGCCACGCGCCGCGGCTCGGGCCTCGACATCCACTACCGGCGGGTGAACGGCGACGACTCCGCGGTGGTCTTCGAGGGCGGCTCGCCGTACGCGGTGATGGTCATGGACCTCACCCCGGACGGCGAGCAGGTCTCCGACGTCTACATCGTCACGAATCCCGAGAAGCTCGCGCACGTACGCCGTGACGAGACGGCCGGCGTGGACGGGCCCGAGGGGACGGCGGAGGAGAGCCGCGCGTGAGCGGCTCGGCCGTGGAGGCCTGGACTCTCAGGCGGCCGGGACCTCCAGGCGGCTGATCCGCAGTCCGCCGTCGTCCGCGCCGGGGTGTCCGCTCGTCATGGCCAGCCGCAGCCGTGCACCGCGGACGCCGTCGAAGGTGATCACGGTGGGCGTGTCCGACGCGTCGGCCCAGTCGACCGTGGCTCCCCGCACCGGCACATGGCGGTGCCCGTCCCACACCGACACCTCGACGGTCGCCGGCCGGGTGTGGGTGGCGTCGACGGTGAAGGAGACCTCGACACGGTCGATCCGGCGGGAGCGCGCCCAGGAGACCGAGACCCAGTCGGCGGCGCGGGCCCCGGCGAAGGCGGGGAGCAGCGCGGTCGCCGCCTTGTAGAAGGCGTTGGACCAGCCCGTGCCGGGGTCGCCGTCGAGCATCGCGGCCGGGAGAGCGTCGGTGCGGCCCGAGTAACTGGCGTCGGGGAAGGGCTGGTTCGGGGCGGCGGGATGCTCGGGTGCGAACCGGGGCGCGGGGGTGGTGGCGCCCGGCCCGGCGGCGGTGGCGCGTACGGTCGTGGTTCCCGCGCGGAGTCCCTCGGCGCGGCCGGTGACCTTGAGCGCCCCCGCCCGTGTCCCGGAGCGGACGATGGCGAGCGCCTTTCCGTGGAAGGCGGTTCGGGTGCTCGCCTGATAGCGCTCGGCGCTCTCCTGGCGGCCGTTGTCGAGGCCGGCGAGCGATCCGCCGTCGGCGTCGAAGGTGATGAGGTGCTCCGCGTCGGGCACCACGACACCCCGGGCGTCGACGATCTCGGCGGTCACGAACACCAGCGACCTGCCGTCCGCGGCGAGCGACGGGCGGTCGGGGGTGAGACGGACGGCGTGCGGGGCGCCCGCGGTCCGCAGCACGTCGGTCGCCACGACGCGGCCCGCGCGTCGGGCCACGGCCTTCAACTCCCCCGGGCGGTAGGGGACTTTCCAGGTGAGGTGCAGTTTCCCGGCGCTGCCGTTCGGGCTCGTGTAACTCCCGGGGTACGGGCCGTCGGTGAACGTCTTGTCGTCGCCGGTCGCCTCCGTCGTCTCCAGGTAGGTCCGGCCGTCGCCGGTCCGCTTGGTGTCGAACGTGCGCGTGCCGAGGGACGTGCCGTTGAGGAACAGTTCGACGGTGTCGACGTTCGCGTAGGCCCAGACCTCGACGGTCTCCCCGGCCGGGTGGTTCCAGCTCATGGGCAGCAGATGGACCATGGGCTCACTCGTCCACTGGCTCCGGAACAGGTGGTACATGTCCTTGGGGAAGCCGGCCGTGTCGACCGCGCCGAAGAAGGACGCCTTCACCGGGAACACGTCGTAGGGCGTGGGTTCCCCGATGTAGTCGATGCCGGACCAGAGGAACTGGCCCGCGAACCACCGGCGGTCGCGGTCCTTCTTGTGTCCGTACTCGCCGCTCATGGTCCAGGAGGCGAGGTTGTTGTCGTAGGAGGAGACGGCCCGCCGTCCCGGCGTGTGGTTCTCGCCGGTGTTGAGGTGTTCCGGCTCCTGGTACGCGGAGCGGGTGGAGGTCTCGGAGGACGACTCGGACTCGAAGAGGAACAGGTGCGGGTAGGCGGCGTGCAGGGCGTCGACGGACTTGGCGGTGTTGTAGTTGAGGCCGAGGCCGTCGAGTCGGGCGAGCATGAGGTCGGCCGCCGACCCCTTGGCCGGCAGGCGGCGGTACTTGTCCGAGCCGATGACGAGCGGGCGGGTGTCGTCCGCCGCCTTCACGGCGGCGATGATCCGGTCGGCCATGACGAGACCGGCGGTGGAGGTGGAGTCGGGGATCTCGTTGCCGATGGACCACAGCACCACGGCGGGCGAGTTGCGGGCCGCGAGGACCATCTCCGTGGCGTCCCGCTCGCACCACTCGTCGAAGAAGCGCCCGTAGTCGTAGGCCGTCTTGCCGGTGCGCCAGCAGTCGAAGGCCTCCACCATCATCACGATGCCGAGTTCCTCGCAGACCTCGACGATCTGCGGCGAGGGCGGATTGTGCGAGGTGCGGAAGGCGTTGACCCCCATGGACTTCATGATGGTCATCTGGCGGCGCACGGCGTCGACGCTGACCGCCGCGCCGAGCGCGCCCTGGTCGTGGTGCAGGTCGACGCCCTTGATCTTGGCGTGGACGCCGTTGAGGTGGAAGCCCTCGTCCGGGTCGAAGCGGACGGTCCGGATGCCGAAGCGGGTGCTGTACGTGTCGACGACGGTGGCCCCGACCCGTAGTTCGGTCTCCAGTGTGTAGCGGTGGCCGGGGGTCGCGAAGTCCCACAGCCTGGGCTCGGCGACGGTCAGTTCGTGGGTCACGTCGGAGCGGTCGGCGACGCCGGCCGTGCTCTCGGCACGGGCGGCCGTGCGCCCGTCGGGGCCGACGATCCGGGAGGTCACCCGGACGTCGGCGGGAGCACCGGAGTCGTTGGCGACCGTCGTACGGACCCGGACGACCGCTCGTTCCCCGCTGACCTCGGGCGTCGTGACGCAGGTCCCCCACCGCGCCACGTGGACCGGCCCGGTCACGACCAGGCGGGCCTCACGGTAGATGCCGCTGCCCGAGTACCAGCGGCTGCTGGGGAGTTGGTTGCGCACCTGGACCGCGATGACGTTCTCGGTGCTGCCGTCCGTGTGGAGCAGGTCCGTCAGGTCGAAGGCGAACCCGGTGTACCCGTAGGGGTGATGGCCCACCTCCTCACCGTTGCAGTACACGGTGGCGTCCATGTACACGCCGTCGAACTCGACGGAGACGCGCCGGCCGGTGTCGGCGGAGGGCAGGGTGAAGGCGGTCCGGTACCAGCCGAGGCCACCGGGGAAGAAGCCGGTGCCGCTGGTGGTCCCGTGCTCCGTGGTGGGCGTCTGCTCGATGCTCCAGTCGTGCGGGACGGCCACCGAACGCCACGCCGAGTCGTCGTAGCCGGGCCGCTCGGCCCCCGTGTAGGCACCCGAGGGATCGGTGGTGCCGCCCGGGTCGACCAGCGCGAAGCGCCAGCCGTCCCGCAGCGTGATCGTCCGCCGGCCCGGACCACCGCCGGGAACCGCCGCCACGGCTCCGTCCGCTCCCGCGAGAGCGCCGACGGCGGGGACGGCCGTTCCCGCTATCAGTACCGACCGTCGAGTGATCGTCATCGCGGCTCTCCCCCGTCAGGGCGCATAAGTCATCACTATTGATCGTGAACAAACAGATTCTGACGGGAGGCAACACGGGACCGTCAAGGGTCTTGACACCACTTCCGTCCCTGCCTTCACATCGGCCGAAAACCTCCGTACGAATGGCTGTCGGCAGCATCCCCGTTCGGGGGTGCCCGCGCCGTACAGGCCCTAGGCTGGAAGCGGAATGACGCGCTTGTTCACTGTGGGTGTGCGCAAGGGAAAGTGGCGACGATGAGCCCGGTCCATCCTCTCGACGAAGCCGCCACGGCACGGGCGGTCATCGACGGGAACGGCATCCTGATCCGCTGGAGCGAAGGCGCCCGGCGGCTGCTGGGGCACGCCCCCGAGGAGGTCGAGGGTCGCCCGGCGGCCGATCTGCTGGCCCCCGGCGCGGAGATCGAACCGCCCGGACCCGCGGGCCGCCGCTGGGACGGCATGCTCGCTCTGCGTCACCGCGACGGACAGGTCGTCGACGTCTGGCTGCTCGCCCACCACCTCGACGGCACCGACGACTGGCTGCTGGTCACCCCGCTGGACGGCCGGCAGCCCCGCGCCCAGGACGACTCCCTGATCCGCGCCGTGCTCACCCAGTCGCCCTGCGCCATGGCCGTCTACGACGAGCGCCTGCGGCTCTACGGGATCAACGACGCGATGTCCCAGGTGATCGGCCTCCCCGAGGACCGGATCAGGGGCCTCACCGTCGCGGAGATCGGTGGCAGACCGGCCAGCAGGGAGATCGAACGCGAGATGGCCGACGTCCTCGCCTCCGGCCGGGGACGCGACGTGGAGACGTACGCCCGTGCCGGCGGTGAGGACCGGGCGCACGCCTGGCTCGCCCGGATCGCCCCGCTGACCGACACCGACGGGCGGGTCCGCGGGGTGTGCGTGGCGGTCCACGACGTCAGCGAGCAGTACCGGGCCCGCGAGCGGCTCCAGCTGGTCAACGAGGCGAGCGTACGGATCGGTACCACCCTGGACGTCACCCGGACGGCCGAGGAACTCGCCGACGTCTGCGTGCCGGCCCTCGCCGACTTCGTCAGCGTCGATCTCCTGGACCCTCCGGAGAACGGCGGCGAGTACCCCTCCGGGCCGCCGACCACCCCGGTCACGCTGCGCCGCGCCGCCCACCGGTCGGTGAACCCGGGCTCCCCCGAGGCGGTCGTACCGCCCGGCACCCTCGACGTCTACCCGGCGTCCTCGCCGCAGGCCGACTCGCTGGTCGCCGGCCGCCCGCTCGTCGCGCCGAACGCCGACGGCACGCTGGAGCAGTGGCTCGCCTGGGACGAACGCCGCGGCAAGCGCGTCGCGGAGTACGGCGTCCACACCACCATGTCGGTGCCCATCGCGGCCCGCGGCAAGACCCTCGGCGTCGCCGTGCTCAGCCGGTTCTCCCGGCCCGAGCCGTTCACCGCCGACGACGTCCTGCTCGCCGAGGAGGTCACGGCCAGGGCCGCCGTCTGCATCGACAACGCCCGCCGCTTCTCCCGCGAGCGGGAGACCGCGCTGGCCCTGCAGCGCAGCCTGCTCCCCCAGTCCCTGCCCCGGACCGCCGCCCTGGAGGCGGCCTCCCGCTATCTGCCCGCGGCGCGTGCCGGGGTCGGAGGCGACTGGTTCGACGTCATCCCGCTGTCCGGGCTGCGGGTCGCCATGGTCGTCGGCGACGTCATCGGCCAGGGCATCCAGGCGTCCGCGACCATGGGCCGGCTGCGCACCGCCGTCCGCACCCTCGCGGACATCGACCTCGCCCCGGACGAACTGCTCACCCACCTCGACGACCTCGTCGTGCGGCTGTCCACCGAAGCAGGCGCCGAGGGCACCACCGGCGAGGTCGGCGCCACCTGTCTGTACGCGGTGTACGACCCGGTCTCGCGCCGCTGCACCCTCGCCCGGGCCGGCCATCCGCCGCCCTTCGTGCTGCCGCCGGACGGCCCGCCCCGCCAGATCGACGTACCCCCGGGACCGGCGCTCGGCCTCGGCGGACTGCCCTTCGAGTCCGTCGAACTGGAGCTGGCCGAGGGCACGGTGCTCGCGCTGTACACCGACGGTCTGGTCGAGAGCCGCGAACGGGACGTCGACGCCAGCCACCGGTTGCTGTGCGGGGCCCTGAAGGAGTCGGCGCAGTCCCTGGAGGGGGCGGCCCACGCGATCCTGCGGGCGCTGCTCCCGGCGGGCGGCGCGCCGGACGACGTGGCGCTGCTGCTCGCCCGTACGCACGGACTCGCCGCGTCCAACGTGACGACCTGGGACATCCCGGCCGACCCCGCGCTCGTGGCGCCGGTCCGCAAGCAGGTCGCCGACCAACTGGACCACTGGGGGCTGACGGCGGCCACGTTCACGGCGGAACTGGTGGTGAGCGAACTCGTCACGAACGCCATCCGCTACGGCGAATCGCCCATCAGGCTCCGGCTCATCCACGACGACGAGACCCTGATCTGCGAGGTGTCCGACAGCAGTCACACCGCGCCGCATCTGCGCCGGGCGAAGACCTTCGACGAGGGCGGACGCGGGCTGCTCCTCGTCGCGCAGCTCACGCAGCGCTGGGGCAGCCGGCACACACCGGAGGGCAAGACCATCTGGGCGGAGTTGTCCCTTCTCGGCGAGGAGTGAGGGCGCTCGGGGGGAACGGGTGTCACGTCTGATGTGATGGGCCGCGCCGCCATCACCGCCCGGAGGACCGAACCCTGAACAGCCCGCTCATGCCCAGCGTCGTCCCGCCGTTCCCCGGTGGCACCGGCGCGCGGGCCACCCCCCTCGCCGACGCTCTCTCGGCGGGCCCGGGAGCCCACCTCGCCGCGCCGCTCGCCGGCGCCCTCGGCAGTCCGTTCGCCGAGGCGCTGTCCGTCGTCCTGCTCGTGGCCGTCCTCGTCTGCGCGGTGGTCCGGCCGTTCAACTGGCCCGAGGCGGTCGTGGCCGTGCCCGCCGCGGGTCTGGTCCTGTTGACGGGGGCCATTTCCTGGGATCACGCGCGGGACGAGGCGGGCCACCTGGGGCCGGTCATCGGCTTCCTGGCGGCGGTGCTCGTCCTGGCCAAGTACTGCGACGACGAAGGGCTCTTCCGGGCCTGCGGCGCGTGGATGGCCCGCTGGGCCGCCGGGCAGCCGGGCCGGCTGCTGACCGCGGTCTTCGTGCTCGCCTCGGCGATCACGGCGGTGCTCAGCCTGGACGCCACGATCGTGCTGCTCACCCCCGTCGTGTTCGCGACCGCCGCGCGCATGGGGGCCCGGCCCAAACCGCACGTCTACGCGTGCACGCACCTCTCCAACACGGCCTCCCTCCTGCTGCCGGTCTCCAACCTCACCAACCTGCTCGCGTTCACCACCAGCGGGCTGAGCTTCACCCGGTTCGCCGCGCTGATGGTGCTGCCCTGGCTGGTCGCCATCGGCGCCGAGTACCTGGTGTTCCGGCGCTTCTTCGCCCGCGACATCGCGGCGGGCGCCTCCTCCCGGGCGGTCGGGGAGCCGCCGGAACTGCCGCTGTTCGCACTCGTCACCGTGGGCTGCACCCTCGCCGGGTTCGTCGTCGCCTCGGCGGTCGGGATCGATCCCGCCTGGTCCGCGACCGCGGGGGCGCTCGTCCTCGCGACACGCGCGCTCGTCCGCCGCCGCACCACCCCGCTCGCCGTGGTGCGGGCCGCCGGGCCGTCGTTCCTGGCCTTCGTCCTCGCGCTCGGCATCGTCGTGCGCGCCGTCGTCGACAACGGGCTGGCCGACGCGCTCGGCGACCTCCTCCCGGGCGGCTCCTCGCTGGCGTCACTGCTGGGCATCGCGGCGATCGCCGCCGTCCTGGCCAACCTGATCAACAACCTGCCGGCGGTGCTCGTCCTGCTGCCGCTGGCCGCCGGATCGGGCTCGGGCGCGGTGCTGGCCGTCCTGCTCGGCGTCAACATCGGGCCCAACCTGACGTACGCGGGTTCCCTGGCGACGCTGCTGTGGCGGCGTATCGTCCATCAGCACGAACACGGCGTCGACCTGAAGGAGTTCACCCGGCTGGGCCTGATCGCCGTGCCGGCGGCGCTCGTGCCCGCCGTACTGGCCCTGTGGGTCTCGCTCCAGGTCATCGGAGGTTGATGGACATGCGGGTGGTCGTCTGGCTGGTCGAGGGAACGTGGCACGCGTGCGTGGACGCCGTCCGCACACACGCCCCCGGCGCCACCGACGTGGTGCTGCTGCACGTCGCCGACCCGGGTGTGCCCGGGCTCGCGCACGGGGCGTTCGCGGGGCTGCTCGGCCGCGGACGCTCCGAGGCCGACCCGGGCGACCTCCTGGAGACCCTCGGGACGGCGTCCGGCGCGGAACTCCTCGACGCCGCGGCCGAACGCCTGGGCGGCCCGGCGACGCGGGCGGAGCGCGCGGGCCGTGCCGAGCGCGAGGTGGTCGCCGCGGCCGAGGGCGCCGACCTGCTCGTGGTGGCGCGCGACGGGGACCGGGCGCGGCTCGGTCCGCACAGTCTGGGACCGGCCGGACGCTTCGTCGTCGACCACGCGCCCTGCCCGGTGCTGCTCGTCTGGCCCGAACCGGCCCCGGACGTCACGACGATGCCTCCCCCGCCGCCGCACCCCCCGCACCCTCCGGAGCCCCCGCACCCGCCCGGGCCGCCGCACCCCCCGCGTCCGTAGGCCGTCGCCCGACGGGCTCCCGCGCACGCTGGAGCCGGCCCCACCGGATGAGGCCGGGTCCTGGGCCGTCCGCGCCGTGATCAGGGCGTACGTGGCCGAAGGGCGACCCTGTGGCGGAGGGCCCGCCTTGACGGATCAGGGGCGCACGCGCTTTGATCCTGGCGTGCCGTGGTGCGACCCGGCACACAGAGGTACGCCCAGCCGGTAGTGGACTCGCTTCAAGTCCGGCCAAAGTCGCCAGGATCGCTCGCAGCGTCCGAGGCGGGGACGTACTCGCGATTGATGGAGCGGACATGCCCCCCGTCAAACGTGCTCTCCGCGCCGGAGTTCTGGGTACCGCCACAGCTCTGGCCGGCCTTCTCGCCCTCGCCGGCTGCGGCTCGGGGAAGGACACCGACGTCTCGCCGAAGACCCCGCGCGGGACCACCGGCGCGCCGGCCCCGTCGTCGAAGCCGAAGCCGTCCCGGACCGCGGCCGAACCCTCGGCGGACTCGGGCAAGCGCTCGTCCGGCTCGCCGGAACCGACCCGAGGCAGCGACCCGAAACCGACCGCCGTCGAACTCCCGCCGCTGCACGCGGGCTTCGACTACCAGATCGGCGGCGCCTACCCCCCGGCCCCGGGGGTCCGCATCGTCAGCCGCGACCGTTCC
The window above is part of the Streptomyces sp. NBC_01428 genome. Proteins encoded here:
- a CDS encoding MFS transporter yields the protein MFKKWHGNPWAILVTLSLGFFMTLLDLTIVNIAIPDMGQDLDASLDEILWVVNAYTLALAVLLITAGRLGDLRGKRTLFLAGVTVFTLASLACGLAQNPPQLIAFRAVQGLGAALLMPQTLSIIAEVFPADRRGAAMGVWGAVAGISGALGPIVGGALITHLDWRWIFYVNLPLGAVVLLLAVAIIPGARRSVRHRFDTVGVLLASSALFCLAFALTEGQRYDWNGWIRTLLGAAAVLFAWFLLHERGRQDGDPLVPFSLFRDRSFTLINFVGVTVSFGVIGMFLPLTIYLQSVLGFSALKSGLVLLPLALGSFVMAGPAGVLADRIGGKYILMTGLLAWTGALVWIVTAADVGSGWTAVAFPLFLAGLGAGCTFAPMATEVMRNVPARLSGAASGVNNALRQVGSVLAGAVVGAVLQAQLAQSLTDQARRRAGALPAGYRDGFVAAFSRAETDVSAGQTAPTPTGVPHDVADRMRALGGQVYGHGFVDAMRPAVLVSAAVLLTGALACLAVARHRGPSANPHALPVYEPEPTELEEASS
- a CDS encoding sigma-70 family RNA polymerase sigma factor, producing MSESPEPDAQAATRVFVEHRELLFAIVYNILGTVADTEDVLQETWLSWTGRAHRAPLDDIVNPRAYLVRIAVNHALARRAAISRRRETYVGPWLPEPLLDEPGEGERADDRTLRSESVSLAMLVVLESLTPLERAVFVLNEVFGYAHTEIAQVIDRSPAAVRQLAHRARGHVHARRPLYRAHPRVRRQATERFVAAALGGDIAALMEILAPDVTVWTDAGGKGRGAAGLRPVQGRDKAARLLAGYATRRGSGLDIHYRRVNGDDSAVVFEGGSPYAVMVMDLTPDGEQVSDVYIVTNPEKLAHVRRDETAGVDGPEGTAEESRA
- a CDS encoding universal stress protein; translated protein: MRVVVWLVEGTWHACVDAVRTHAPGATDVVLLHVADPGVPGLAHGAFAGLLGRGRSEADPGDLLETLGTASGAELLDAAAERLGGPATRAERAGRAEREVVAAAEGADLLVVARDGDRARLGPHSLGPAGRFVVDHAPCPVLLVWPEPAPDVTTMPPPPPHPPHPPEPPHPPGPPHPPRP
- a CDS encoding SpoIIE family protein phosphatase, coding for MSPVHPLDEAATARAVIDGNGILIRWSEGARRLLGHAPEEVEGRPAADLLAPGAEIEPPGPAGRRWDGMLALRHRDGQVVDVWLLAHHLDGTDDWLLVTPLDGRQPRAQDDSLIRAVLTQSPCAMAVYDERLRLYGINDAMSQVIGLPEDRIRGLTVAEIGGRPASREIEREMADVLASGRGRDVETYARAGGEDRAHAWLARIAPLTDTDGRVRGVCVAVHDVSEQYRARERLQLVNEASVRIGTTLDVTRTAEELADVCVPALADFVSVDLLDPPENGGEYPSGPPTTPVTLRRAAHRSVNPGSPEAVVPPGTLDVYPASSPQADSLVAGRPLVAPNADGTLEQWLAWDERRGKRVAEYGVHTTMSVPIAARGKTLGVAVLSRFSRPEPFTADDVLLAEEVTARAAVCIDNARRFSRERETALALQRSLLPQSLPRTAALEAASRYLPAARAGVGGDWFDVIPLSGLRVAMVVGDVIGQGIQASATMGRLRTAVRTLADIDLAPDELLTHLDDLVVRLSTEAGAEGTTGEVGATCLYAVYDPVSRRCTLARAGHPPPFVLPPDGPPRQIDVPPGPALGLGGLPFESVELELAEGTVLALYTDGLVESRERDVDASHRLLCGALKESAQSLEGAAHAILRALLPAGGAPDDVALLLARTHGLAASNVTTWDIPADPALVAPVRKQVADQLDHWGLTAATFTAELVVSELVTNAIRYGESPIRLRLIHDDETLICEVSDSSHTAPHLRRAKTFDEGGRGLLLVAQLTQRWGSRHTPEGKTIWAELSLLGEE
- a CDS encoding arsenic transporter, producing MPSVVPPFPGGTGARATPLADALSAGPGAHLAAPLAGALGSPFAEALSVVLLVAVLVCAVVRPFNWPEAVVAVPAAGLVLLTGAISWDHARDEAGHLGPVIGFLAAVLVLAKYCDDEGLFRACGAWMARWAAGQPGRLLTAVFVLASAITAVLSLDATIVLLTPVVFATAARMGARPKPHVYACTHLSNTASLLLPVSNLTNLLAFTTSGLSFTRFAALMVLPWLVAIGAEYLVFRRFFARDIAAGASSRAVGEPPELPLFALVTVGCTLAGFVVASAVGIDPAWSATAGALVLATRALVRRRTTPLAVVRAAGPSFLAFVLALGIVVRAVVDNGLADALGDLLPGGSSLASLLGIAAIAAVLANLINNLPAVLVLLPLAAGSGSGAVLAVLLGVNIGPNLTYAGSLATLLWRRIVHQHEHGVDLKEFTRLGLIAVPAALVPAVLALWVSLQVIGG
- a CDS encoding hemerythrin domain-containing protein, which translates into the protein MSIDLTVMYAAHDAFRRDLERLGKAAADGAADTAGVRAGWANFTRQLHIHHTAEDSDLWPRVERRVEGRPRDIALLAEMAAEHAELDPRLTAVERALRDRSAELPSLVHALATTLDDHLAHEERSALPLIQEVLTPEDWAAFTGRIRRTQGLRGAAVFVPWIVDGVAPADRATFLGALPPPVRALNRLFWEPGYRRTGLWRS
- a CDS encoding glycoside hydrolase family 2 TIM barrel-domain containing protein, encoding MTITRRSVLIAGTAVPAVGALAGADGAVAAVPGGGPGRRTITLRDGWRFALVDPGGTTDPSGAYTGAERPGYDDSAWRSVAVPHDWSIEQTPTTEHGTTSGTGFFPGGLGWYRTAFTLPSADTGRRVSVEFDGVYMDATVYCNGEEVGHHPYGYTGFAFDLTDLLHTDGSTENVIAVQVRNQLPSSRWYSGSGIYREARLVVTGPVHVARWGTCVTTPEVSGERAVVRVRTTVANDSGAPADVRVTSRIVGPDGRTAARAESTAGVADRSDVTHELTVAEPRLWDFATPGHRYTLETELRVGATVVDTYSTRFGIRTVRFDPDEGFHLNGVHAKIKGVDLHHDQGALGAAVSVDAVRRQMTIMKSMGVNAFRTSHNPPSPQIVEVCEELGIVMMVEAFDCWRTGKTAYDYGRFFDEWCERDATEMVLAARNSPAVVLWSIGNEIPDSTSTAGLVMADRIIAAVKAADDTRPLVIGSDKYRRLPAKGSAADLMLARLDGLGLNYNTAKSVDALHAAYPHLFLFESESSSETSTRSAYQEPEHLNTGENHTPGRRAVSSYDNNLASWTMSGEYGHKKDRDRRWFAGQFLWSGIDYIGEPTPYDVFPVKASFFGAVDTAGFPKDMYHLFRSQWTSEPMVHLLPMSWNHPAGETVEVWAYANVDTVELFLNGTSLGTRTFDTKRTGDGRTYLETTEATGDDKTFTDGPYPGSYTSPNGSAGKLHLTWKVPYRPGELKAVARRAGRVVATDVLRTAGAPHAVRLTPDRPSLAADGRSLVFVTAEIVDARGVVVPDAEHLITFDADGGSLAGLDNGRQESAERYQASTRTAFHGKALAIVRSGTRAGALKVTGRAEGLRAGTTTVRATAAGPGATTPAPRFAPEHPAAPNQPFPDASYSGRTDALPAAMLDGDPGTGWSNAFYKAATALLPAFAGARAADWVSVSWARSRRIDRVEVSFTVDATHTRPATVEVSVWDGHRHVPVRGATVDWADASDTPTVITFDGVRGARLRLAMTSGHPGADDGGLRISRLEVPAA